A genomic stretch from Falco naumanni isolate bFalNau1 chromosome 4, bFalNau1.pat, whole genome shotgun sequence includes:
- the LOC121086004 gene encoding LOW QUALITY PROTEIN: uncharacterized LOC102725191 homolog (The sequence of the model RefSeq protein was modified relative to this genomic sequence to represent the inferred CDS: substituted 1 base at 1 genomic stop codon) yields the protein KILFVKNGSYKTGVYEDPKPHGYRQATESSPMSALHIVDTIVHICIPTVMDSPQWDVDPALEPLEGKQKDSDRFLTHKPCESKXDPQLLLPKNPWPPKSASFTRHRWQHGAHTAFLDRVVGKLRRLQQGDAGRDMSVHSARGGTLDLVSSIVLSCGLR from the exons AAAATCCTGTTTGTGAAGAATGGCAGCTATAAGACTGGTGTGTATGAAGATCCTAAACCGCATGGTTATAGGCAG GCAACTGAATCAAGTCCAATGTCTGCTCTCCACATTGTGGATACGATAGTCCATATCTGCATTCCTACTGTGATGGATAGTCCACAGTGGGATGTCG ATCCTGCACTTGAACCactggaaggaaagcaaaaggacTCTGACAGATTTCTTACACACAAGCCTTGTGAAAGCAAATAGGATCCACAGCTGCTACTGCCAAAGAATCCCTGGCCACCTAAATCTGCTTCATTTACA AGGCACAGATGGCAGCATGGTGCTCACACTGCATTCTTGGATCGTGTGGTGGGAAAGCTGCGTCGGCTGCAACAAGGAGATGCAGGCAGAGATATGAGTGTTCATTCTGCTAGAGGAGGGACGCTGGATCTAGTCTCATCCATAGTGCTTTCCTGTGGTCTTAGATGA